A region of Gracilinanus agilis isolate LMUSP501 chromosome 3, AgileGrace, whole genome shotgun sequence DNA encodes the following proteins:
- the SERINC2 gene encoding serine incorporator 2: MGACLGVCSLLSCASCLCGSAPCILCGCCPSSRNSTISRLAFTFLLFLGVLVAIIMLSPGVESQLYKLPWVCEGAPSTLGVQGHVDCGSLLGHRAVYRVCFALAAFFFFFTLLMICVKNSKDPRAAIQNGFWFFKFLLLLGITVGAFYIPDGSFTNVWFYFGVVGSFLFILIQLILLIDFAHSWNQRWLWKAEERDSRCWYAGLFFFTFLFYGIAIAAIALMYNYYTHSEGCVEGKVFISLNLIFCICVSIVAVLPKIQELQPNSGLLQASVITAYTMFITWLALSNIPDERCNPNLPVTNTTSLESPEIYTTQWWDAPSIVGLIIFFLCTIFISIRSSDNKHVNSLMQTEESPSMLEGQQQQVEGQAYDNEQDGVSYSYSFFHFCLFLASLYIMMTLTNWYRPNDITRKMVSTWTAVWVKICASWAGLFLYLWTLVAPLLLPNRDFS; encoded by the exons GCATCCTGTCTCTGTGGCTCTGCCCCCTGCATCTTGTGTGGCTGCTGTCCCTCCAGCCGCAATTCCACCATCAGCCGCCTTGCCTTCACCTTCCTCCTGTTCCTCGGAGTCCTGGTGGCCATCATTATGCTCAGCCCTGGGGTGGAGAGCCAGCTCTACAAG TTGCCCTGGGTGTGTGAGGGGGCCCCCTCCACCTTGGGGGTCCAGGGCCACGTGGACTGTGGCTCACTGCTGGGACATCGGGCTGTCTATCGTGTGTGCTTTGCCCTGgctgctttcttcttcttcttcacccTGCTGATGATCTGcgtgaagaacagcaaggaccCCCGAGCTGCCATCCAGAACGG gttttggttttttaagttCCTGCTTCTTCTGGGCATCACCGTGGGTGCCTTCTATATCCCCGATGGCTCCTTCACCAATG TCTGGTTCTACTTTGGTGTGGTCGGCTCGTTTCTCTTCATCCTCATCCAGCTCATTCTGCTGATTGACTTTGCACACTCTTGGAACCAGCGCTGGCTGTGGAAGGCCGAAGAGCGTGACTCACGGTGCTGGTATGCAG GCCTCTTCTTCTTCACCTTCCTCTTCTATGGAATCGCCATTGCTGCCATAGCCCTCATGTACAACTACTATACCCACTCAGAAGGTTGTGTTGAAGGCAAAGTCTTCATCAGCCTTAACCTGATCTTCTGTATCTGTGTCTCCATTGTGGCTGTTCTACCCAAGATCCAG GAACTCCAGCCAAACTCAGGTCTGCTCCAGGCCTCTGTCATCACGGCCTACACCATGTTTATCACCTGGTTAGCTCTGAGCAACATCCCTG ACGAGAGATGCAACCCTAACCTCCCAGTCACCAACACAACTAGCTTGGAATCTCCTGAGATCTACACTACACAGTGGTGGGATGCACCCAGCATTGTTGGCCTCATCATCTTCTTCCTCTGTACCATCTTCATCAG CATCCGCTCTTCTGACAACAAGCATGTGAACAGCCTGATGCAGACGGAGGAGAGCCCATCGATGCTGGAGGGCCAGCAGCAGCAGGTTGAGGGCCAAGCCTATGACAATGAGCAGGATGGGGTCTCCTACAGCTACTCCTTCTTCCACTTCTGCCTCTTCCTAGCCTCGCTCTACATCATGATGACACTCACCAATTGGTACCG GCCAAATGATATCACCAGGAAGATGGTCAGCACCTGGACTGCAGTCTGGGTGAAGATCTGTGCCAGCTGGGCAGGGCTCTTCCTCTACCTTTGGACCCTGGTTGCCCCACTCCTTCTGCCCAACCGAGACTTCAGCTGA